The proteins below are encoded in one region of Brassica napus cultivar Da-Ae chromosome A6, Da-Ae, whole genome shotgun sequence:
- the LOC125610051 gene encoding U-box domain-containing protein 32 isoform X1 codes for MGSIGDEVALEVDETIFVAVAEDVERSKTTVLWAARNFSGKKICLLYVHRPARPASWTHKKLAGGTFRKHAVKVIERVDKHKVDELMDSYLHLLSETQVQTDKLCIAGQNIEEGIVDLIARHNIKWLVMGAASDKHYSWRMTDLKSKKAIFVCKKAPDSCHIWFLCKGYLIFTRATNDDGNNRQTMPPLVQLDSDTETRRSEKLESSYMRRRLRYWRSLLEQDGEKDTGLLERGKVEPRPTTHLSSGSSYSFGEQVGPEPASPEVVGSDTRTPSNVEEKKREGNVAREVHRYDKAMHDIGQSERSVYGEARKEWKEDSSTMETLCKAKALEGLCIKEQSRRRKLEELLEKEKGEVKTVIEQNSGFMKKLQIVQSDNLKLESQIKKLQDLEKEHGDKFDTAMELLKSFRQRRDEIRIDHENAIKEVNALKRLVKGKSVESEMLDYSFMEINEATNEFDPSWKLGEGKYGSVYKGNLQNLQVTVKMLPSYGSQNHFEFERQMEILSRVRHPNLVTIVGTCPESRSLIYQYIPNGSLEDCFSSANNVPALPWESRIRIASEICSALLFLHSNVPCIIHGNLKPSKILLDSNLVTKITDYGISQLIPIDGVDKSDPHVDPHYFVSEEMTLESDIYSFGMILLQLLTRRPLSGVLRDVKCAVENDNISAVLDSSAGDWPVARGKKLANIAIRCCKKNPLNRPDLPIVLRVIDRMKAPELPSSETSSYTNQKVPRKPPSHYLCPIFQEVMKDPLIAADGFTYEAEAIREWLANGHDTSPMTNLKMEDCNLIPNHALHLAIQDWQNQW; via the exons atgggGAGTATTGGAGACGAAGTGGCTTTAGAGGTGGATGAGACGATATTCGTGGCGGTGGCGGAAGATGTGGAGAGGAGCAAAACGACGGTGTTATGGGCGGCGCGAAACTTCTCCGGCAAGAAGATTTGCTTGCTTTACGTCCATCGTCCTGCTCGGCCTGCCTCCTGGA CACACAAGAAACTTGCTGGTGGTACCTTTAGGAAACATGCTGTCAAGGTGATTGAGCGTGTTGATAAACACAAAGTGGATGAGCTTATGGATTCCTATCTACACCTTTTATCTGAAACTCAG GTTCAAACAGATAAGCTTTGCATTGCGGGACAAAATATCGAGGAAGGTATCGTAGACTTGATTGCTCGACATAATATTAAGTGGCTCGTAATGGGAGCTGCATCAGATAAGCATTACTCATG GAGAATGACGGATTTAAAATCCAAGAAAGCCATATTCGTTTGCAAAAAAGCTCCTGATTCCTGCCATATTTGGTTTCTTTGTAAAGGCTACCTTATCTTTACAAG GGCAACAAATGACGATGGTAATAACAGACAAACAATGCCTCCCCTAGTACAGCTGGATTCAGACACTGAGACAAGGAGATCAGAGAAACTGGAATCCTCTTATATGAGGAGAAGGTTAAGATATTGGCGGAGCCTCCTTGAACAAG ATGGTGAAAAAGACACCGGTCTATTGGAGAGAGGAAAGGTGGAACCAAGACCAACTACTCATTTATCTTCAGGTTCGAGTTATTCCTTTGGGGAGCAGGTTGGTCCAGAGCCGGCTAGCCCTGAAGTAGTTGGCTCAGATACCCGTACTCCCTCAAATGTCGAG GAGAAGAAGCGTGAAGGAAATGTAGCGCGCGAAGTTCATAGGTATGATAAAGCCATGCATGATATTGGCCAATCAGAGAGAAGTGTCTATGGGGAAGCTCGGAAGGAATGGAAAGAGGATAGCAGTACCATGGAGACTTTATGCAAG GCGAAAGCCTTGGAGGGCTTATGCATTAAGGAGCAGAGTCGAAGAAGGAAATTAGAGGAATTGCTAGAGAAAGAAAAGGGCGAAGTAAAGACAGTAATAGAGCAGAACAGCGGATTCATGAAAAAACTTCAGATAGTTCAGAGTGATAATCTTAAGTTGGAGAGCCAGATAAAGAAACTGCAAGACTTGGAAAAAGAACATGGTGACAAGTTTGATACGGCTATGGAACTCTTGAAAAGTTTCAGGCAGAGAAGGGATGAGATCCGTATCGATCACGAGAATGCTATAAAGGAAGTAAACGCATTAAAGAGACTGGTAAAAGGAAAGTCTGTAGAGTCAGAAATGCTCGACTATTCTTTTATGGAAATCAATGAAGCTACTAACGAATTCGATCCGTCCTGGAAACTTGGAGAAGGCAAATACGGAAGTGTCTACAAAGGGAATCTTCAAAATCTTCAAGTAACTGTAAAGATGTTGCCTTCATATGGATCCCAGAATCACTTTGAGTTTGAGCGTCAG ATGGAGATTTTAAGCAGAGTAAGGCATCCAAACCTGGTAACAATAGTGGGTACTTGTCCAGAGTCTCGGTCTCTTATCTATCAATACATTCCCAACGGGAGCCTCGAAGACTGCTTTTCATCTGCAAACAACGTTCCTGCGCTTCCATGGGAGTCTCGGATCAGGATCGCCTCTGAGATATGCTCAGCTCTCCTGTTTCTTCACTCAAACGTTCCTTGTATCATTCATGGTAACCTAAAACCGTCTAAGATTCTCCTCGACTCTAACCTCGTCACCAAGATTACCGACTACGGGATCTCTCAGCTAATCCCGATCGATGGAGTCGACAAATCTGATCCCCACGTTGATCCACATTACTTTGTCTCTGAAGAAATGACGCTGGAGTCAGACATATACTCGTTTGGAATGATTCTCCTTCAGCTTCTCACCAGAAGACCTCTCTCTGGGGTACTGAGAGACGTCAAATGCGCTGTTGAGAATGATAACATCAGCGCGGTTCTGGATAGTTCAGCAGGCGATTGGCCAGTCGCACGAGGCAAGAAGCTAGCTAATATAGCCATCCGTTGCTGTAAGAAAAACCCGTTGAACCGACCAGACTTACCCATCGTTCTACGGGTTATAGATCGTATGAAAGCCCCAGAACTTCCTTCATCAGAAACATCATCGTACACGAACCAGAAAGTTCCACGCAAGCCTCCTTCTCATTACCTATGCCCCATTTTTCAG GAAGTGATGAAAGATCCTTTGATAGCAGCAGATGGGTTTACTTACGAAGCGGAAGCAATTAGGGAATGGTTAGCGAATGGGCACGATACATCGCCGATGACAAACCTGAAGATGGAAGATTGCAATCTCATACCTAATCATGCTCTTCATCTAGCTATCCAAGATTGGCAAAACCAATGGTGA
- the LOC125610051 gene encoding U-box domain-containing protein 32 isoform X2, which yields MGAASDKHYSWRMTDLKSKKAIFVCKKAPDSCHIWFLCKGYLIFTRATNDDGNNRQTMPPLVQLDSDTETRRSEKLESSYMRRRLRYWRSLLEQDGEKDTGLLERGKVEPRPTTHLSSGSSYSFGEQVGPEPASPEVVGSDTRTPSNVEEKKREGNVAREVHRYDKAMHDIGQSERSVYGEARKEWKEDSSTMETLCKAKALEGLCIKEQSRRRKLEELLEKEKGEVKTVIEQNSGFMKKLQIVQSDNLKLESQIKKLQDLEKEHGDKFDTAMELLKSFRQRRDEIRIDHENAIKEVNALKRLVKGKSVESEMLDYSFMEINEATNEFDPSWKLGEGKYGSVYKGNLQNLQVTVKMLPSYGSQNHFEFERQMEILSRVRHPNLVTIVGTCPESRSLIYQYIPNGSLEDCFSSANNVPALPWESRIRIASEICSALLFLHSNVPCIIHGNLKPSKILLDSNLVTKITDYGISQLIPIDGVDKSDPHVDPHYFVSEEMTLESDIYSFGMILLQLLTRRPLSGVLRDVKCAVENDNISAVLDSSAGDWPVARGKKLANIAIRCCKKNPLNRPDLPIVLRVIDRMKAPELPSSETSSYTNQKVPRKPPSHYLCPIFQEVMKDPLIAADGFTYEAEAIREWLANGHDTSPMTNLKMEDCNLIPNHALHLAIQDWQNQW from the exons ATGGGAGCTGCATCAGATAAGCATTACTCATG GAGAATGACGGATTTAAAATCCAAGAAAGCCATATTCGTTTGCAAAAAAGCTCCTGATTCCTGCCATATTTGGTTTCTTTGTAAAGGCTACCTTATCTTTACAAG GGCAACAAATGACGATGGTAATAACAGACAAACAATGCCTCCCCTAGTACAGCTGGATTCAGACACTGAGACAAGGAGATCAGAGAAACTGGAATCCTCTTATATGAGGAGAAGGTTAAGATATTGGCGGAGCCTCCTTGAACAAG ATGGTGAAAAAGACACCGGTCTATTGGAGAGAGGAAAGGTGGAACCAAGACCAACTACTCATTTATCTTCAGGTTCGAGTTATTCCTTTGGGGAGCAGGTTGGTCCAGAGCCGGCTAGCCCTGAAGTAGTTGGCTCAGATACCCGTACTCCCTCAAATGTCGAG GAGAAGAAGCGTGAAGGAAATGTAGCGCGCGAAGTTCATAGGTATGATAAAGCCATGCATGATATTGGCCAATCAGAGAGAAGTGTCTATGGGGAAGCTCGGAAGGAATGGAAAGAGGATAGCAGTACCATGGAGACTTTATGCAAG GCGAAAGCCTTGGAGGGCTTATGCATTAAGGAGCAGAGTCGAAGAAGGAAATTAGAGGAATTGCTAGAGAAAGAAAAGGGCGAAGTAAAGACAGTAATAGAGCAGAACAGCGGATTCATGAAAAAACTTCAGATAGTTCAGAGTGATAATCTTAAGTTGGAGAGCCAGATAAAGAAACTGCAAGACTTGGAAAAAGAACATGGTGACAAGTTTGATACGGCTATGGAACTCTTGAAAAGTTTCAGGCAGAGAAGGGATGAGATCCGTATCGATCACGAGAATGCTATAAAGGAAGTAAACGCATTAAAGAGACTGGTAAAAGGAAAGTCTGTAGAGTCAGAAATGCTCGACTATTCTTTTATGGAAATCAATGAAGCTACTAACGAATTCGATCCGTCCTGGAAACTTGGAGAAGGCAAATACGGAAGTGTCTACAAAGGGAATCTTCAAAATCTTCAAGTAACTGTAAAGATGTTGCCTTCATATGGATCCCAGAATCACTTTGAGTTTGAGCGTCAG ATGGAGATTTTAAGCAGAGTAAGGCATCCAAACCTGGTAACAATAGTGGGTACTTGTCCAGAGTCTCGGTCTCTTATCTATCAATACATTCCCAACGGGAGCCTCGAAGACTGCTTTTCATCTGCAAACAACGTTCCTGCGCTTCCATGGGAGTCTCGGATCAGGATCGCCTCTGAGATATGCTCAGCTCTCCTGTTTCTTCACTCAAACGTTCCTTGTATCATTCATGGTAACCTAAAACCGTCTAAGATTCTCCTCGACTCTAACCTCGTCACCAAGATTACCGACTACGGGATCTCTCAGCTAATCCCGATCGATGGAGTCGACAAATCTGATCCCCACGTTGATCCACATTACTTTGTCTCTGAAGAAATGACGCTGGAGTCAGACATATACTCGTTTGGAATGATTCTCCTTCAGCTTCTCACCAGAAGACCTCTCTCTGGGGTACTGAGAGACGTCAAATGCGCTGTTGAGAATGATAACATCAGCGCGGTTCTGGATAGTTCAGCAGGCGATTGGCCAGTCGCACGAGGCAAGAAGCTAGCTAATATAGCCATCCGTTGCTGTAAGAAAAACCCGTTGAACCGACCAGACTTACCCATCGTTCTACGGGTTATAGATCGTATGAAAGCCCCAGAACTTCCTTCATCAGAAACATCATCGTACACGAACCAGAAAGTTCCACGCAAGCCTCCTTCTCATTACCTATGCCCCATTTTTCAG GAAGTGATGAAAGATCCTTTGATAGCAGCAGATGGGTTTACTTACGAAGCGGAAGCAATTAGGGAATGGTTAGCGAATGGGCACGATACATCGCCGATGACAAACCTGAAGATGGAAGATTGCAATCTCATACCTAATCATGCTCTTCATCTAGCTATCCAAGATTGGCAAAACCAATGGTGA